The Malus domestica chromosome 17, GDT2T_hap1 genome contains the following window.
CAGGTCTAAAGAATATGACAGGTCTAAAGAATATGACAATAATAATCAGAGACAGGTACCCAAGGGTGTTAGAGGGAGAGGGCCCAGGAGGTATGAACCGGCTTTTAGGAATAACAGACAGGCACCgccaacacaaaacaaacagTGAGTACAACGTATTCTTATGGTACTaatatttctttgttaattcatgatttttttataattagctGTCACATTGATTTTATTTTCAGGTCTGGAAAGCCTGCCGAGAAAAACGTACAAAGTAATTTAGAGAGAACATATACTCCCAACTCAAATGCAGAGTCTGGCCAGGTTTCTGCTAGGAAAAATTCCTTCGCCTCAAGCTTGAATTCAGCTTCTCCTCCTTTTTACCCATCAGGCTCTTCCAGTTCCAATAAAGATATCACTCTTACTCCTAAGCGGGATGCACAGGTTGGGAGTGGTAAGAGGAACCTTCGGTCTTCTGTAGTGCAGGAGAGTTTCAATGTGCCCCAAACCAATGCATTGGAGAGAGGAAAGAACATAGCTGAATCTGTCGGTATGAACAAGCTTTATATAAATGACTCTACCAATCCAGCTGCTGGGAAGACTTTGACCAACATAAAAATGTCACCTTCTGGGTCATCATTTGTCAATACTACTCAAGCTCCTCAGTCAAGGGTTCAAGGAAGGGGTGTTATCTCAGGACAAATGAGTTATCAACCGGTGTCTCAGAACCAAATGACAAGAGCTTCTCCATCCACACATCTTCATGCTGGTCAGCGCAATCCTGCTCAAAATCGATCTCAACTGGCTCTGCAAGGTCCTGCTCAGCAGATGGGACAACATCCTGGGAGTGGATCTCAGGCTTCCTCTCCACCCAACACAACCATGTCATCAAATTCCTTCGAATCAGGAGAAGTTGAATCACCTTCAGATTCAAGCAAATCTAAAGGTGCCCTGGTTGCAAAGGGAAAAGGCAGTGTTCAGGGTAGTGCAAGGGGCACTATTTCTTATGGCGGAGCTCCAGTTACGGGACCCACTGGGAGTATGGGTGTTAATCATGATCAGAACTTCCCTGGTGCTCCAGCCTTTTTGCCTGGTAAGTATATTGGATTACCTTTTTAGTACTCCAGAATTATAGAGTTCCCCTTAATTATAGAAGGGAAATTGGGCTTAGTAGCCCTTTTACAAACCCACCAACTAAAAATAACCCTGCTCTCAAAGTGCAATTTCTACTAGCCCTCTTTGACGAAAATACCTTCAAGTTAATATGTTATCGGAACTATTAATACATTATCGACACAGTACTGATAGATTATCGACACAATATGAATACATTATTGGCACAATATTAATACATTATTGACACCATAATTTTTAGTAAGAGGCTTTTCACTTGAGGGTATTTTCGTCAAAGAGGGCTAGTAGATATTGCATTTTGAGAGCATGGCTAATTTTGTTGGTGTATTTGCAAAGGGCTAGTAAGCCCCAATTTCCCTTTATGTGGATGCAAAGTAAAACATAATCTAGGTTAATCATCTGTTTTTGCCCCGAACTGTAAACGTAACAAAACATATTCACTGCTTCTCTGAACTGTCTAGGATTTCACCTCAATGGTGTTCTTTGAACTGCTTATCGATAATGATTGACAGTAGCTAAAATGAGCAGATTAAATTATTAGTGCATATTAAGTTGTGTCTTTTTCTAACATTTAAGCATTCAATAGATTATGATTTGTGGTCTTATCTGGTTGGATGATTGTGCAGTCATGCAATTTGGGGGCCAGCATACTGGGGGTATGGGAGTTCCTGCTGTTGGCATGGCGTTCCCTGGATATGTTGCTCAGCCACAACTTGGTGGTTTAGGAAATTCTGGCGAAATGACATGGTACGTGAATTGCATTAATGATAGTTCTTTCTGTTggtcttgtcttcttcttgttcttcttctttacGGGAAGTTGATATCTTATTTAGTTCatttagaggtcgcacttggtgcgatggcaagtgccttcgcccatgagcggtaggtctcgggttcgagacttgggagcagcctctccataaatgggggtaaggctagccgacattcacctctcccagaccctgcgtaaagcgggagccttgtgcactgggtacgacctttagtGGTTGACTACTCTGCATTATGAATTATTGTCTACTATAAAGAGAATTATGCAAAGGGGTGTGTatttaattgagattttgaaagattttaaGAGAGTTGTAAATTTGTTAAGTTTGATGGAGTTCTAATGGAGTTTCATATATCCATGtgaattcattcaaaatttttgGGGGAGAGGCAAGATTTCTTAAAGCCTTTTACACTATAAAATCTGTTTAAATCCATCAAAATCCTTTTAACTTTTCAAAGTACTTTAAAatcaaatcctaattgaatacacatggATTTTTATACTACCTAAAAACCCTGATTCAATACATCTAGATTTCTATGGAGTTTTATGAACTCCTTTAAAATCTTGGTTGAATACCCATGGACCTCCATGGAATATCCCTGAATTTGTAACCTCACACTCTTTTAAACTCCTAATTGATTACTAATACTAAATATATTTTCTCTATATATCATTTCTGTGAGGAGGTAGGAACTGCTTCGGTGTCATATCTGTCTTGGAAAAATATCTTCAAATATTGCTATGAGAATGGAGTTCAATCTAATGGTGTGATTCCTTTAGTTTGAGAAAGATCTCTGGTGATAATTGTTTGAATTGTTTTAGGTTACCTGTATTGGCGGGTGCTGCAGGAGCATTGGGGGCAACATATTGTCCTCCATATATTACTGTTGATGGTTCTTACCATGGTCGCCCATCTGGACAAACATCTTCTGTGGGTTCCCTGAGGTTGGTTGTATGGCGTCTCTTTGATTATTTATGATTCTGAGATAATGTTCTCTCGTTTACCATAACCTGCTTAGCTTTTTAGATTTGTCTCTTGCTATTATACTATGTGGTTCCTTTTtcgctttatttatttatttatctatcTTTCTTGATTAAACTTCCCTTGTTCAAGTCGAAATAACTGTTTAACGGGTCTTTCTACTGCCACATGGTTAGGAGATCCTATTTTTCAATTATGTTTTTAATAAACATCTATGTCTACCATTCTGAATAATCTTCGTTTATTTGCAGCAAAGAGAATAATGCAAATAAAACCAATAACGAATggaagccttcacaaaagcCTGGTATGACATTATATTACACTTAGCTCTGCTtcccaccttttttttttttaactcttgGCCATTGAGTTGGGCATTTAATAATTTATGAATTGTTATGGTTTGGCATTGACATAGTTTTTCCATTACAGAGATTGTTGGAGATGAGTATGGGCAGCGACAAAACAAGCCTCGTAGGCAAGTCATACCTCATGTTTTCAAGAACTAATTATTTGTTTGCCAAACTTGCTCCGCTGATCCCAGGGTTGGGTTAAATTGGAGAGGGTGCATTTTATACATAGACTTTTCATGCAATCTGaatgcttttttcttttcaagtgCAGATATTCACAGATGAATGTGGCCAGTGAAGTACTTCAAAATAATACGGAGCTTGTTTGAATAAGCAGATGAAGGTTCTGTCTTTCCCCGAATTTAACTTTTCTGCTATATTGGGAGTGTGAAGTTCTAAGTTTTGTTCATTTGGTGCTGCAGGCGTTCGTCTGAGCCCTTTGTGATCTTCAGCCTATGTTCTGGGGCACTTTGGGCCAATGTTTTCGAAGATATCTTAGGTATGTCATCCTTGGTCTTTCGTCAATTTGGTTTTACATGTATTTAATGCTTGACACCCCAAAGTGATAATTCTATTTGGATAGGATAGCACGCCAAGTTTCTTCCATGAGTAATGACattctatttttttatgaacCAACAAAATGTTCAATTAAATATTTTGGAAAGGCCTgtgtttcatttatttgtattgtCGAAGAATTGGGCACTACAACCACCATCTGTACGTAGGCCATCGGAAGATTGACACACTGTTTGTTTTATCCTTGTATCGCCAAATTTATTTTACGGCATTGTAATAATATTTAGTTGTATGCTTATATCTCTTTCTTGTCTGTTTCCCTCTTCTTCCTGTCTGTTCCTGCAGTTACCTATGACAAACACCTGCTCATGCTGCACTCAATCTAAGATCAATATTGCGGCGTGATTGTTTACAATTTCGGTAGGAAACGtttcaagtgaaaaaaaaaaaaaaaacttaaatatcTTTGTTCTTGTGAATCGTGGTCGACTGCTGTGTAATACATTTGCTTTTTCTGTCTTCAGGTTTTCTTGTGGTTTGGATTTTTATCGAAAAGCTTGTTTGAAAATGTAGACGGGCTTCCACGTGAACtgatatataaaagaaaatggaaaaaaagtACAAAGAATTGTTGTGCGGCAGCAGCAGTTCGCTCGGCGATGGTTTCTATAAGTTCTTTCACTTTACATATAGATGCATTGGATTTTTTTGTTACCTATGTTGTTAAAAACCTTTGTGGTAGTATTTTCCTTGTTTAGTTGAGGAGGTATGAAGCTCTGCTTGAACCATCGATGATACTGTAATGACTTGTTtgctatgaatatgtgataTGTGAATTAATTATGTTTAATTGGAAGAGTAATCTGtgtttgtttatatattttttttttgaaccggCCCGGTCTAAGTTTGGCAACCGTCGTGGCGGCCTTTAATCCGCCTCCGGGTCTGAGGCTAGCTACCAAGGCCAGCTTTCCGTCGTCCTCCGGATCAAAGGCCGTCGAACATTTTAAAGGATATTCTTTGCAGCATAACTGAAATGCTTATGGGTACTGAAACCTGAGTTGTTAGAAATGGGCAACGTCAGCATGACAGAAGTTTTGACGATTAAATCGGACACGGATGTATCCCTAAATGAGTATTCATGGTGTAAATAGGAgttaaacaaaaaatgttatCGACAAAATGCCACCTTTACTATGCAAACGAAGATTTTGTTAAGAACAGTCGTCTGCAGCTGGTAAAACTGTCGCCCATTTGACTGTTCAAATACAAATAAGCAGTCGTTTACAAATAAACGTGAACGACTGTTCCTAACATCTTACAAATAACGCAATCAAGCTTGAATATGCAATTATCCAAAATAAAAGACACCTGCCGCCACTTGCGGAATACTCGCTAGTTCTTgcaggacttggattgtctacccttccatttcggtgcccttctcgtgtcctcctgtttgtgtggtcacggttaagccacgtcaacattttatattactatttctttttgttttattatttttataaaaaaacaatataaaatgttgacgtggcttaaccgtgaccacataaaacaGGAGTGCACGGGAGGGCACCGAAATgtaagggcagacaatccaagtccgttCTTGCAAGGGGATTTGTGGGGCCAGGATAATCAGAAGCATGATACAGATGGAGGACCATGATTGGCTGTGAGACCCCACCGACGCTGCAGTGGGACCCCGAGCTTACAATTTTATTCAGCGTAGGTCAGCTGCAAAAAGACCCCCAGGCCAGACGCAGCAACAGCCAGAAAGGGGCAAAAGTTTTAAAGTAGTCCGTGCTGCTTCCGAATCCGTTTACACCGCACGCGCGATCAGACACATAACAACAATCTCTCTCCGGCTCTAAAACCTCTCTCGGCCATCTtcacactcactcactcactctgCAACTTGTGCTTCTCTCTCTCAAGACGAACCGTCGAGATCTTGGAGGCGCAGAGCATGCAGCAAATCCATGTAATTTCTCTCTCCTCTGAAAGCTCCTTTTTGCTTACCCAATCTTTGAAATCTTTCTTTATATGTATGcgtgtatatatgtatgaattttcatattttcgtTGGGCGGTTTGATAGGGAATGAGCTCCGAATTAATTGCATGATTTCTTGGTAAGTAGTAATCAGTGAATCTTTTATGGTCTGTTTGGCTGCCGAGAAAATGGAGCGAAAGAAAATGAATCAAGTCTCTCGAGTTAGTGAGAATTAGGATCGGAGAAAATTTTAGATTCAGCTCTGACCTTATAGTTGATCTTCATCGATAACTTCGAAGACcgagaaattaatgaaaatttttggatcttgattttttgttttgttaatttttagtaCAGAAAAATAAGCATTACTTGAATTAGTTATAATTATTTTCCTGTATGTTCTTGTTGGTTGATTGTGATTACAAATTACAGGGATACTATTTTTAGACATGGATATGGATGTTTAATTAACATAGAATCTGcgtgtttatttttttgggtttctGGTGAAATGCTGAATGCAGTTACTCCGTTTGATTGCTGAGAGTGCCAAGTAACGCTAAACGGATTAAAATTTCATTCTGTGAGCTATATAAGACTTTAAAGAAAATTACAAGAGCCGAGAGAATTTTGTGCTCTGGGCCAATTTGTTTTAATCTGCTCATTTGCTCATTCTTGTGTATAGagaaaatcatttttctttacTCTTGATTGCTGCAGAGACCGAATTAAAAAGGAACTGATGTTCTTCGAAGAATGTGTTTTGAGCTTTTTTCTGTTGTAAAATAGTTAAAAGAGAAAGATGGAGGAAAGCACTAGAGTGGATTATAAGTCGTCGAGAGAAAGTGGAAGTTTTAAGTCTACATTGTCAGGAAGATCCAGCCCTCGAAATTCTCCTTCATTTCGGAGATTGAATTCTAGCCGTACTTCGCAAAAAGAAGGTAGAAGTAGTGGAGGTGTGCAGTGGTTTCGGAGCAATCGGGTACTGTTTTGGTTGTTATTGATTACTCTTTGGGCTTATCTTGGAGTTTATTTTCAGTCCAGTTGGGCTCATAGCAATAACAAGGATAACTTCTTGGGGTTTGGAAATAAAGCAAGGAATGGGAAGTCAGACAATGAACAGAATCTGCGGAGAGATTTGCTTGGCAGCAACAGTTCTGTGGAAGTTAAGAATGGAACCACAGAAAATCAGGTGGAAGATGGTAAAAGGATAGATGTGGTTTTAACAAAAAAGGATAATGGAGTTTCATCTCATCAAAGCGCAAGTCCAAAAAAGAAGAGTAAAAAAGGAGTTCGTAGTCTTCGTGGTAAAGGGAAAGGTAATCAGAAGAAGGCAGTGCAGGTTGATGACCATGAGACAGAGGAGCAGGAAATGGACCTTCCCAAGACAAATACTACTTATGGGATGCTTGTTGGTCCATTTGGTGTTCTAGAGGATCAAATTTTAGAATGGAGTCCTAAAATGCGGTCTGGAACCTGTGACAGGAAGGGGGACTTTGCACGTCTTGTTTGGTCTAGGAGATTTATATTAATATTCCATGAACTTTCAATGACTGGGGCTCCACTTTCTATGATGGAATTAGCAACAGAACTTTTGAGCTGTGGAGCCACAGTTTCTGCTGTAGTTCTTAGCAAGAAGGGTGGCTTGATGCCAGAGCTAGCTAGGAGAAGAATCAAGGTGCTTGATGATAAAGGAAAACAAAGCTTCAAAACTGCTATGAAGGCAGATCTCGTCATCGCCGGGTCAGCAGTATGTGCATCATGGATTGGTGAGAACCATTTTAAGAAATTCCAAGTTAATACATTTGCTGATCTCACAAATTTTGAAGTGTATAACATTAACTATCAATACCTCCGTATTGTTTTCAGTGACCTGATGTTGTATTTACCTCTATAGATTTTGTATCTCTAACGTTGAATGTTGTGCTTGTTTAGTTACGGATTTCAGTGCCTTTTTAGCATCTTGAAGTACAGGTTATACATGTAAAAACAGTATGCTTTCCCATAGAGATTAGTCAGTTTCTTGTAGAATTTTTTGATAGGATTATAAATTGGTCCGATGCCTCCAATCTCCCAGAGTGATTTCCATGTAAATAGTTACAGCACTGTATGGATGGAACAACATATATTGCCTAAATAATTTATTCTGTGTTGGAATTATGTGGTTTTCTATTCACCAACTGCTGACCTCCGATACTTCATCCACTTTCATGCTAATTGATGCAGGAAATATGCATGTTTTCTTTAATTAAGACGGTTTTATTTTTCCGTTCTAGGAGAACAATGACACTGACTAAGTTATTAACCTGATGAAATAGCCATATTATCCTCTGGTTTTTCTTGACCTTATAAGGATGTGTTCATGCACCAGTTATATATACATTTGGAAATCAGTATTCCCTCAGTaatttgtaaatacataaattCCATCTTTTTAACACCTTATTAGTTTATTTTG
Protein-coding sequences here:
- the LOC114819157 gene encoding protein MLN51 homolog isoform X2; the protein is MASMGKEDVEYESDPEVTKRSLAMRRRAAASDDEEGEEEATEKPRKDPRAAVHSDESDDQGGAAEYDDDEELEEEEGEEEEEIGEEEEFEEEVVEEEELERYQERGREGELGGRVEVLAVKESSGDGRRSVEGSVDENGGNEAEEGEEKKENEPFAVPTAGAFYMHDDRFRENSGGRHRRTRGGRKLWESKDERKWGHDKFEEITLQERRYEEGKKPSKGPYVGRGRNRGIDRGSARGNRSKEYDRSKEYDNNNQRQVPKGVRGRGPRRYEPAFRNNRQAPPTQNKQSGKPAEKNVQSNLERTYTPNSNAESGQVSARKNSFASSLNSASPPFYPSGSSSSNKDITLTPKRDAQVGSGKRNLRSSVVQESFNVPQTNALERGKNIAESVGMNKLYINDSTNPAAGKTLTNIKMSPSGSSFVNTTQAPQSRVQGRGVISGQMSYQPVSQNQMTRASPSTHLHAGQRNPAQNRSQLALQGPAQQMGQHPGSGSQASSPPNTTMSSNSFESGEVESPSDSSKSKGALVAKGKGSVQGSARGTISYGGAPVTGPTGSMGVNHDQNFPGAPAFLPVMQFGGQHTGGMGVPAVGMAFPGYVAQPQLGGLGNSGEMTWLPVLAGAAGALGATYCPPYITVDGSYHGRPSGQTSSVGSLSKENNANKTNNEWKPSQKPEIVGDEYGQRQNKPRRYSQMNVASEVLQNNTELV
- the LOC114819157 gene encoding protein MLN51 homolog isoform X1, which gives rise to MASMGKEDVEYESDPEVTKRSLAMRRRAAASDDEEGEEEATEKPRKDPRAAVHSDESDDQGGAAEYDDDEELEEEEGEEEEEIGEEEEFEEEVVEEEELERYQERGREGELGGRVEVLAVKESSGDGRRSVEGSVDENGGNEAEEGEEKKENEPFAVPTAGAFYMHDDRFRENSGGRHSRRTRGGRKLWESKDERKWGHDKFEEITLQERRYEEGKKPSKGPYVGRGRNRGIDRGSARGNRSKEYDRSKEYDNNNQRQVPKGVRGRGPRRYEPAFRNNRQAPPTQNKQSGKPAEKNVQSNLERTYTPNSNAESGQVSARKNSFASSLNSASPPFYPSGSSSSNKDITLTPKRDAQVGSGKRNLRSSVVQESFNVPQTNALERGKNIAESVGMNKLYINDSTNPAAGKTLTNIKMSPSGSSFVNTTQAPQSRVQGRGVISGQMSYQPVSQNQMTRASPSTHLHAGQRNPAQNRSQLALQGPAQQMGQHPGSGSQASSPPNTTMSSNSFESGEVESPSDSSKSKGALVAKGKGSVQGSARGTISYGGAPVTGPTGSMGVNHDQNFPGAPAFLPVMQFGGQHTGGMGVPAVGMAFPGYVAQPQLGGLGNSGEMTWLPVLAGAAGALGATYCPPYITVDGSYHGRPSGQTSSVGSLSKENNANKTNNEWKPSQKPEIVGDEYGQRQNKPRRYSQMNVASEVLQNNTELV